The nucleotide sequence GGGAGGTAGGCTTGCCACAGGCTTCATCTCTCATGGTAAACCTCCTATGGAGCGGCTGCCATGCTCAGCCATTACCTCCAGAGAGATCCCCCCCCTGGGATTCATGCGGCAGCTCACACGCATCCATCTTGGGCTGCAGGCCCCCACCAGGTCTTCCAGGATACGGTTTGCCAGCTCTTCTGCGAAAATGCCCGTGTTTCTCAAGCTAAAAAGATAAAGCTTCAAGGACTTGGACTCTATACACCGTGCTGCTGGAACATATCTTATCTCCAGCTTGTAGAAATCCGGCTGACCTGTAATGGGGCAGAGACTGGTTACCTCCCTGGTCCTAAAACAGATCTCATACTCCCTCTGGGGCCGGGGATTGGAAAAGGTGTCCAAAAGATTTGGGTCATATTCTGCCGGATAAAGTGTCTTGCCCTGCTTTAGGTGCTTGAGTTCCTCCATAGCCTGCTTTTCTCCTATGCAACTTTGAAGGTTCATTATTTTAGCACAAGATCTTGAGTCCCAATAATCGCCCCTTGAGAACCTTTGTGGGGGCCAAACCCCAAGCCTTTGACTTCTGGAGGATTCACCGCTCAGTTCTTATTGGCACACAAGCTCAGAATATTTTGGGACTCCTGCTAGTGAGGAGAGGCCTTGCAAATCCAAAAAATCGGGTCTCTAGTCTAGGGGTATGCCACCAGCCTCAATGGCCCAATTCTTGGAAATGACACTAAAATCTGCACAAGAGCAAATTAAGAAGTTTTAGCTTATTCCATGGGATCGGCCTGGCAGCCACGGGCAGGAATCCTCCAGGAGTCATGGAGAAATTCGGGTTCATTGTCTGAGTCTCTCTTATTGGTTGGAGGCACCATCGTATCCGTGAGGTAAAAAATTTTTCTCTCCACCATGGATGACAAGTAGGTGTTTTTTAAGGGGAATTGCATCCCTGATGGAAATCCGGTGAATCGCGGCAACTCAAAAATTTTCTTATGAAAAATCAGGAAATCCCTGATTGACTAGCAGTCTAAAGAGGGGGATGTTAGTGCTTGTACAGCTGCCAAATCCGGGACCGCGTGCATAGCATCTGACTGGGGATATGAGCAAAGGGACGTTACAAGGGAGTTGGCATAGTCCCCCAGAAGGTATAGCGGCGGAAGTTTCTGTTAAGAGGCCCAGGGGTGCTACATGGTTAGGACCTCTCCAAGGGTTTCTCTCAAGGTGGAAGCTTTGGCCATGGCAGCCGATGGGCAGGAGCATCCGGTCCGTCTGGTGGACTTGGGCCTTGCAGGAGCCCGTCTGGAGCCTGTGCAGTCGGTTCCCGGGAAGAAAAAAGACCAGAACTATCATAGGTTGTGCCTTTCTTTGCCCGGTCTAGGGGATCTGGACATAGGCATCGAAACCGTTTGGGATGACTCAAAGAAAAAAG is from bacterium and encodes:
- the queF gene encoding preQ(1) synthase — its product is MEELKHLKQGKTLYPAEYDPNLLDTFSNPRPQREYEICFRTREVTSLCPITGQPDFYKLEIRYVPAARCIESKSLKLYLFSLRNTGIFAEELANRILEDLVGACSPRWMRVSCRMNPRGGISLEVMAEHGSRSIGGLP